The Toxorhynchites rutilus septentrionalis strain SRP chromosome 3, ASM2978413v1, whole genome shotgun sequence genome includes a region encoding these proteins:
- the LOC129779748 gene encoding larval cuticle protein A2B → MAALKIALIAVCLLGTNQAGVLLPGARFAAAPVAALAPAVSVINTNHDPLPQYTYAYNVHDALTGDNKSQQETRDGDIVKGSYSLVEPDGTIRTVIYTADPINGFNAIVQRGPLVHKSLVPVAPVTRVLG, encoded by the exons ATGGCCGCCCTTAag ATCGCATTGATCGCCGTGTGTCTGCTCGGCACCAACCAAGCAGGAGTTCTTTTACCTGGTGCTCGCTTTGCCGCTGCACCGGTTGCTGCACTAGCGCCCGCAGTGTCAGTTATCAACACTAACCACGATCCACTGCCACAGTATACTTACGCTTACAATGTCCATGATGCCTTAACTGGGGACAACAAGAGTCAACAAGAGACCAGAGATGGCGATATTGTGAAAG GCTCCTACTCGTTGGTGGAACCTGATGGTACTATCCGCACTGTGATATACACTGCCGATCCAATCAACGGTTTCAATGCAATTGTTCAGCGTGGTCCATTGGTACACAAATCTTTAGTTCCGGTTGCTCCAGTCACTAGAGTACTTGGATAA